The following coding sequences lie in one Novosphingobium sp. genomic window:
- a CDS encoding alpha/beta hydrolase: MSKLRLALMNLAAGTMLGVLAPHVCAAQTANAQPATHPYLTIEQLRARYRDPASHFITVKGADIHYKDEGPRGAPVLFMVHGSVSTLGTWDVVAERLKSRYRIIRYDIPGYGLSGAVSDAVAKSVEPVDLAIGLLEALHVNKVTFIGVSSGGTMGMYLAAKRPDMVERLILSNTPSDPVTYDHLVMPKAFLDAQARAKAAHGFQDRDFWDQYLTYFAGDPKRISKATRDKYYDYNRRTPEKYPVAMVARIGDGKQAAIDMAKVTAPTFLIWGGADPLLPEAAANAITRYLSHATISRVIMPEVGHYPPLEVGDRFAQLVAAYIEAATPKL, encoded by the coding sequence ATGAGCAAACTGCGCCTTGCGCTGATGAATCTGGCAGCTGGCACCATGCTGGGTGTCCTGGCCCCGCATGTCTGCGCGGCGCAGACGGCCAATGCCCAGCCTGCGACCCACCCCTATCTCACGATCGAGCAGTTGCGCGCCCGCTATCGCGATCCGGCCAGCCACTTCATCACCGTCAAGGGCGCGGACATCCATTACAAGGACGAGGGGCCGCGCGGCGCGCCGGTGCTTTTCATGGTCCACGGCTCGGTTTCGACCCTTGGCACCTGGGATGTGGTGGCCGAGCGGCTCAAGAGCCGCTATCGCATCATCCGTTATGACATTCCTGGCTATGGCCTGTCGGGCGCGGTGTCCGATGCAGTGGCCAAATCGGTAGAGCCGGTCGATCTGGCCATCGGGCTGCTCGAAGCGCTCCATGTCAATAAGGTCACCTTCATCGGCGTGTCGAGCGGGGGCACGATGGGCATGTATCTGGCCGCCAAACGCCCCGACATGGTAGAGCGGCTGATCCTCTCGAACACGCCGTCCGACCCGGTCACCTACGATCATCTGGTGATGCCCAAGGCCTTTCTCGATGCGCAGGCGCGGGCCAAGGCCGCTCATGGTTTTCAGGACCGCGATTTCTGGGATCAGTATCTGACCTATTTCGCGGGCGATCCCAAGCGGATCAGCAAAGCGACGCGTGACAAATATTACGACTACAATCGCCGCACGCCTGAAAAATATCCCGTCGCCATGGTGGCGCGCATCGGTGACGGCAAACAGGCCGCCATCGACATGGCCAAGGTGACCGCGCCCACCTTCCTCATCTGGGGCGGCGCCGACCCGCTGCTGCCCGAAGCCGCGGCCAATGCCATCACGCGCTATCTTTCGCATGCCACCATCAGCCGGGTCATCATGCCCGAGGTCGGCCATTACCCGCCGCTCGAAGTGGGCGACCGCTTTGCCCAGCTCGTTGCCGCCTACATCGAGGCGGCGACCCCCAAGCTCTGA
- the leuC gene encoding 3-isopropylmalate dehydratase large subunit, with product MTAHTLYEKLWNAHAVAELPGGETLLYIDRQILHEVSSPQAFVAMREAGRQLRRPETHLAVADHAVPTRSPRADGIRRGTIADPQAAAQIAELESNVAEFSVPYAQLDGSEQGIVHVIGPESGFTLPGTTIVCGDSHTTTHGAFGALAFGIGASEQGTVMATQCLRQKRARTMRIELTGQRSPMVYAKDIALAIIARIGADGAAGHAVEFTGEVLATMSMAERMTLCNMMIEAGSRVGLVAPDEVTFEYLKGRRLAPRGATWRKAVAAWRELRSDPGARHDRVLAIDVSTLAPQVSWGTTPDQTLPIGGHLPDPAALPEGPARRQVEKALAYMGLEARQSITGVPITHAFIGSCTNGRIEDIRAAAAIARGRKVAPGVKAIVVPGSAATRARAQAEGLDAVLIEAGFEWRLAGCSMCVAMNDDRLQPGERCASTSNRNFEGRQGPGGRTHLMSPAMAAAAAIAGHIADAREYAA from the coding sequence ATGACCGCCCACACCCTCTACGAAAAGCTGTGGAACGCCCATGCCGTGGCCGAACTGCCCGGCGGCGAGACACTGCTTTATATCGACCGCCAGATCCTGCACGAGGTGTCGAGCCCGCAGGCCTTTGTCGCCATGCGAGAAGCGGGGCGCCAGCTTCGCCGCCCGGAAACGCATCTGGCCGTGGCAGACCATGCCGTGCCCACCCGCTCACCCCGCGCCGATGGCATCCGCCGCGGCACCATTGCGGACCCGCAGGCCGCCGCCCAGATCGCCGAGCTGGAAAGCAATGTGGCCGAGTTTTCCGTGCCCTATGCCCAGCTTGACGGCAGCGAACAGGGCATCGTCCATGTGATCGGGCCCGAAAGCGGGTTTACCCTGCCCGGCACCACCATCGTCTGCGGTGACAGCCACACCACCACCCATGGCGCCTTCGGCGCGCTGGCCTTTGGCATCGGGGCCTCGGAACAGGGCACGGTGATGGCCACGCAATGCCTGCGCCAGAAGCGGGCGCGCACCATGCGCATCGAGCTGACCGGCCAGCGTTCGCCCATGGTCTATGCCAAGGACATCGCGCTGGCGATTATCGCGCGCATCGGCGCCGATGGCGCGGCCGGCCATGCGGTGGAGTTTACCGGCGAGGTACTGGCCACCATGAGCATGGCCGAGCGCATGACCCTGTGCAACATGATGATCGAGGCAGGCAGCCGCGTGGGCCTCGTCGCGCCCGACGAGGTGACGTTTGAGTATCTGAAAGGCCGCCGCCTGGCGCCCAGGGGCGCGACGTGGAGAAAGGCCGTGGCCGCCTGGCGCGAGTTGCGCAGCGATCCCGGCGCCCGGCATGACCGCGTGCTGGCGATCGATGTCTCGACCCTGGCCCCGCAGGTGAGCTGGGGCACCACGCCCGACCAGACGCTGCCCATCGGCGGCCACCTGCCCGACCCGGCCGCCCTGCCCGAAGGCCCAGCCCGCCGGCAGGTGGAAAAGGCGCTGGCCTATATGGGGCTGGAGGCCAGGCAGAGCATCACCGGCGTGCCCATCACCCACGCCTTCATCGGCAGTTGCACCAACGGACGGATCGAGGACATCCGCGCCGCCGCCGCCATAGCCAGGGGCCGCAAGGTGGCGCCGGGGGTCAAGGCCATCGTCGTGCCGGGGTCTGCCGCCACCCGCGCCCGCGCGCAGGCCGAGGGACTGGACGCCGTGCTCATCGAGGCGGGCTTTGAATGGCGGCTGGCGGGCTGCTCGATGTGCGTGGCCATGAACGATGACCGGCTGCAACCGGGCGAGCGCTGCGCCAGCACCAGCAACCGCAACTTCGAGGGACGTCAGGGGCCGGGCGGGCGCACCCATCTGATGAGCCCGGCGATGGCCGCCGCCGCTGCCATTGCCGGCCATATCGCCGATGCGCGGGAGTATGCCGCATGA
- the leuD gene encoding 3-isopropylmalate dehydratase small subunit: MTEPFTTLSGPAAPMPEENIDTDIIFPARFLLITAKAGLGGYAFHDRRYDANGVPLPDYVLNKAPFHSAPFIVAGANFGSGSSREQAVWAIAGLGVRCIIAPGFGEIFNANCQRNGVLPITLPADKVEELMASAQAGQTFSVDLEAQTLTVGNRHLSFDIAPERKLALLNGWDETAVLLHQFAGDIAEFETRQKASAPWLYAKDDAS, translated from the coding sequence ATGACTGAGCCTTTCACCACGCTCTCGGGCCCGGCAGCGCCCATGCCCGAAGAGAACATCGACACCGATATCATCTTCCCTGCCCGCTTCCTGCTGATTACCGCCAAGGCTGGCCTTGGCGGTTATGCCTTCCACGACCGGCGTTATGACGCCAACGGCGTGCCACTGCCCGATTACGTGCTCAACAAGGCTCCCTTCCACAGCGCGCCCTTCATTGTGGCGGGGGCCAATTTCGGCTCGGGCTCCAGCCGGGAACAGGCGGTCTGGGCGATCGCGGGGCTGGGCGTGCGCTGCATCATCGCGCCCGGTTTCGGCGAGATCTTCAACGCCAATTGCCAGCGCAACGGCGTGCTGCCCATCACCCTGCCCGCCGATAAGGTGGAGGAGCTGATGGCCTCGGCGCAGGCCGGGCAGACTTTCAGCGTCGATCTCGAAGCGCAGACGCTGACTGTGGGCAACCGCCACCTCTCCTTCGACATCGCGCCCGAACGCAAGCTGGCCCTGCTCAATGGCTGGGACGAAACCGCCGTGCTGCTGCACCAGTTTGCGGGCGACATTGCCGAGTTTGAAACACGCCAGAAGGCCAGTGCGCCCTGGCTCTATGCCAAGGACGATGCATCATGA